The following coding sequences are from one Spea bombifrons isolate aSpeBom1 chromosome 13, aSpeBom1.2.pri, whole genome shotgun sequence window:
- the LOC128472117 gene encoding actin-binding Rho-activating protein-like: MNPSEDVTPSDDVTPSDAVTPNDEDASRSEGTGGSKDPLSEAEVRRRRILSKIKILTIADLRREWQTRSEGHAERQRLNPFSEDFDRAHAMEVRLRKGDRGYGRPEEGSKTEERGIRAHKHIHKEIDELCLIIRDVGARGRDGSVRVTFGRLFQRYVRISDKLVGILLRARKHQRLEFEGEMLWQGVHDDVIITLLE, translated from the exons CCTAGCGACGCTGTCACTCCCAACGACGAAGACGCCTCGAGGTCGGAGGGAACCGGCGGCAGCAAAGATCCGTTATCTGAAGCTGAGGTTCGCAGGAGACGCATCCTATCCAAG ATTAAGATCCTGACCATAGCGGACCTGCGCAGGGAATGGCAGACGCGCTCCGAGGGCCATGCCGAGAGGCAGCGGCTCAACCCGTTCAGCGAGGACTTCGACCGCGCGCACGCCATGGAGGTCCGGCTCCGGAAGGGGGATCGCGGCTACGGCCGGCCGGAGGAAGGTAGCAAGACGGAGGAGAGGGGGATCCGGGCTCACAAGCACATCCACAAGGAGATCGACGAGCTCTGCTTGATTATACGAGACGTAGGGGCGCGCGGCAGAGACGGCAGCGTCAGGGTGACTTTCGGGAGGCTTTTCCAGAGATACGTCCGGATATCGGATAAATTAGTGGGGATTCTACTCAGAGCCCGGAAACACCAGAGACTGGAGTTTGAGGGGGAGATGCTGTGGCAGGGGGTccacgatgatgtcataatca